The Punica granatum isolate Tunisia-2019 chromosome 4, ASM765513v2, whole genome shotgun sequence genome has a window encoding:
- the LOC116206037 gene encoding peroxisomal membrane protein 11C-like, whose translation MSSLDVARAELALATLYLNKAEARDKICRAIQYGSKFLSNGEPGTAQNVDKSTSLARKVFRLFKFINDLHALISPTPEGTPLPLVLLGKSKNALLSTFLFLDQFVWLHRTGIYKNKERAEIIGRVSLFCWMGASVCTTLVELGEIGRLSASTKKLAKELKGSDKYQNEQYRAKLRKSNERTLALIKAGMDIVVAVGLLQLAPKKVTPRVTGAFGFVSSLISCYQLLPSPPKAKTS comes from the exons ATGAGTTCGCTAGATGTAGCTAGAGCAGAACTTGCTCTTGCAACTCTGTATTTGAACAAGGCTGAAGCTAGGGATAAGATATGCAGGGCTATACAGTACGGTTCGAAATTCTTGAGCAATGGAGAGCCTGGAACAGCCCAAAATGTTGACAAATCAACAAGCCTGGCGCGAAAAGTCTTTCGTCTTTTCAAG TTTATCAATGATCTGCATGCACTTATTAGTCCCACACCAGAAGGAACACCGCTACCACTTGTTTTGCTTGGAAAG TCTAAAAATGCGCTGCTATCAACTTTCTTGTTTCTTGATCAATTTGTTTGGCTTCATAGAACTGGCATATACAAG AACAAGGAACGTGCTGAGATAATTGGTCGGGTATCTCTGTTCTGTTGGATGGGCGCCTCTGTATGCACTACTTTGGTTGAG CTTGGGGAGATCGGCAGGTTGTCAGCTTCAACGAAGAAGTTAGCAAAAGAGCTTAAGGGCAGCGATAAGTATCAG AATGAGCAGTATCGTGCAAAGCTTAGAAAATCGAATGAGAGAACCTTGGCCCTGATTAAGGCAGGCATGGATATAGTGGTTGCAGTCGGGTTGCTTCAGTTGGCACCGAAGAAGGTTACTCCCCGTGTTACAGGAGCCTTTGGATTTGTTAGCTCTCTCATCTCATGCTATCAG TTGCTTCCATCACCGCCAAAGGCAAAGACTTCCTGA